The DNA sequence CACAGCACAGGTGACGAGCCCCAGCAGCTCCTCAATCATAGTCATGGCCTCCTCCTCCGAGCAAGAGTTCGTTGCCCGCTACTGATCCAATCTCAACCGCTTCCCTCACTCCCAAACCTTCTGGGATGCCAAGGTCACCTATCGCGTCAGTGAGAAACTCGCCCTCCGTCTCCAGGATATCGACGTCACCGGCATCGAGATCGACCTCTGCGAAAAGCTGTTCAGGCCCGTCCACCACCGCATCAGGGTGTTGCCGCTCTTCGACTTTGTCTAGGCCTGTCCACCATGTGGCTGACGTCGCCCAGACGTCAACCTTGTGTCACGTGGCCTTCGAGCTCTCGGGCCCGCTACTTGTGCCGGGCCTCTCCCTCGGGCTCGCTTGGGGTCAATCGTCAGCACACGCTAGACCTCATTGCTGGGACTATCTGGCCCTGTTTGAGAGCCAGTCCATCGAGCTATTACccacggtggaactgctctaagagTCTGTGTTGGTGTTTCACATAATACATCACATTTGGTATTGTAACTTCTTGTGGAAACCAATAGAAGAACTCTTACTAGCATGCATGGAGAAACAACAAAAGGAAAATGTCTTTGAAACTTTGTGATTGAGGTTAGTACTCTAGTGTGTTTTAAATATATGAACaccttaattaatattttttaattaagctACTTAACGAACTTGCTGTAATAATTTGCATCAAACTCGCCATTTACAAGAGTCGAATTTTAGACCTTCCAGTCCTAACCTTCCACTTAACagttgaaaaaatatatatctaaACCGTAGCACTAATTGATAATTGttcatttataaaaaaataattatcttGTTATTAGTTATTTTTTAGATTGCAGTGCAAATTAATTAGCAGAGGACAGTTCAAAGCTAACTGAACAACCTTTTAACCTTTTATGCGGAATCCTgtattttttaaggaaaactaatgaaaaagatttgaaaactttgagttttaacgataaggacaaaataaagggtaaagtgaatagtaccaggattgactttttagtgtaaaaatatagttttttgttaaaatgaacagtaccggaagtttttcgttaaaatcccctattttttattgcaaaactctttattttcatatgcgaaactattgcattttttttacattttctcTGTTGCGAGAAGTGGTTTCTTCCTGGTCCATCTCTAAAGCTCTTATCATGAAGAAAATCCTCTATCGCACCTTTCTCTCCGCAACATTGGGGATCAAAGCCAATCGAAAGAtatgaagaagttgaggttccatcataaaatcaattggcaatatggagagtTATAAgttcatgcaaggtccctcatcctcccatcaatgtgggaccTATTCTCAACACGTCCCctcacgtgtggcgaattttcaagcctaacacgtgaacaacacaacgGGGTGACGACGTGGAGCGcatgtggccgtttggcttcacacgtgggacaacctgttctaataccatgaagaagttgaggtttcactacAAAACCATTTGCCAATATGGAGAGTAGCCCAACCTTTAATAAGCTCATGCAATGTCCGTTTTTCCATCAATATAAGGCTCATTCGCAACAAGATGGCGACGTTGCCATTCCGCAGAACACCCCAATGCCCTCTTCCCCCGAGTTTCACCACCCAAACCAGCACTTAGAACGGCCAACCCCAAACAACCCATACCCAACACCAATCATTTGGATATTTAGAATGGAAGTGGAGTCCAGATTGTTTGTTGTTGTGGACTGTTGTTCTTTgcaaatctttgttttcaatgttggtGTTTACTACAAGAGTATTTCTTAGTAAGACATTCATTCGAATTCTATAGCTTTTACTACGCGAGATTTTTGTCCTTCATAATTTATCTAGCTGCGCAGGATTTTGCGCAATGTAGTACTTCCATAGAAGCTTTTTGGATCTctcaaccttttttttataattttaatctTGCAGGTTATGTTAGAATGACTCGTGAAAGTTCACCTTAGTTAGGACATGGTGAAAGTTCACCTTAGTTAGGACATAGTGAAGGTTCATCTAAGGGAGACTTAAAACTAAACTCTTGCGTCCTTGAAGCCAAGAGCAAAACCTTATGCTTgcgtgtttgagtctttttggccTTGGGAAGAGCGGACTGCCGTAGTTAAACCActaactgatttttttttttaaataaagaaaaaaaatattgaattttaaCATGATAAAGtgtaatattaattttataaataaattatcttGAAATTGGGTATACCTTGATCATcaacattttgaattttattacatttttatttatgctttaAGGTTTCAGGtttgttattttgatattttataatgtttgtTTGTCAGtgattgtttttgggtttttgaagaagaactaAGGGTTCAATGTAGTTTGGGATTAGGgttttaaaatgttgttttgGGTTGTTGTAATAATAAGgatattattaaacaaacgaGAATGCCAAAacagcttcaaaatcccaggaTGCTACATCGTAACTAACTTGTTATTCATACTAAACTGTAAGCTATATTTATAGAGAGCAAAACCTAAAAATCCTAATTCGGATGGGTTAGGCCCATATACTTAAACTAACAAGCAAACCCAAGTAAtcataaaatactaatattttccaacaagTCCTTATTTAAGGACTGGCCCACCACTTTTGAGTACTCATGTAAGGACTTAAAGGGAATCTTTGTATCCCTGAAGGAATATTGCCTCCAATGGTAGAATCcctaaatttgaagtttttatgaTTTCATGTGATAATTTAATTAGATgcacattttttgtttatgttaacttcttttaattaattaaaagcattAATACCCGAGGTGACTATATTGTTAACAATGGCTATCTGGTGGCTAGGGAGTTGGTGCAATCTAACTTGGTCGGTGCTTCTATGTCGGCGGGGAGTAATTTTTTTCACCTCTCTGGAAGTCAATATGGAGGCCTAAGAGTCCCCCTAAGGTGAAAATTTTTACGCGAAAAGTTAGTCAGGACATTCTTCCGACCAGATGTAAATTTGCAAGGAAGGGGGTGCATCTCAATATGGAGTGGGGTGTGTATGAGGAACCTCGAAATGGAGGCGCATGTGTTCCGTGAGCGTAAGTTTGCAAAGGATGTGTGGTTGGGGTCTCCAGTGAGGTCTAGTTTCATGTCTGTACTGAGAGTGTCGATGCACGAGTGGCTACTTTCAGTGGTTGAGAATCAAAATTTAAGTTTGAACttgttttagggtttgtggCAGACTTATAACTTTCTAGTGTGGAATGGCATTGGGGACAGACAACCTATGGAGGTAGTGCAAAAGGTGGTCTATTGGTACCAGGCGTTTTTGGCAGCCCATGAAGTGCCGAGTGTGCCAAAGCCGCTCCCTTAACTCAAATGGATGACCCCCTTTGATGGGTGGGTCAAAATCAATGTTGATTGGGCCACACAGCTGGAGCAGTTTGCAAGGTTGTGGGAACTGTGTTAAGGGATTGAACGAGGAAGTTCTTAGTAGCAAGAGTATGGAGGAAGGTGGGAATTGGGTATGTTTTCCACATAGAGCTTGAGGCAGTTTTGGAAGGCCTCTAGTTGGCGAGAATGTTGCAGGTTAGGTAGGTTATTGTGGAGAGTGATTCCTCTCTAGCTATTGCTGCTATCAATAACTATTCTTGAGATTTGTCAGAGTTTGGTTTACTAGCAGAGGATGCTAGGCAAGCGGTGGAGTTTCTTTCCTCGATCTAGTTTGTGTACATGCCAAGATCATGTAATGGGGTTGCCCATAAATTATCTAAGTTTGTTGTTTCTATTGGCAATGAAATTGTATGGTTTGAGGACCCTCATGATCTCATTCAGGACCTCCTCAGCCAGGATTTGATGTAgttcttttttaattcaataaaatatcAAGCTTTcgtaaatttataaataaaaaaataaaaaataaaaagcattaAAATCATAAGCGTCAAAAGCACTAAaatcttcaatcaagatttATGGGTCTTGTTTTCCACTCAAGAtgcacatttttttgtttatattaaccaatttttaattaattaaaagcattaaattaaaaacattaaaagctTCAATCAAAATTGTGAGCTCTGTTTTCCACTCAAGGTTGTCCCTATATGTGAGGACATACATTATGTATTAGGGACTCACTTTCTGCTCCTTTAGAGATTAATTTGTccctatatttgttttatacctATTTTATAAGATGGTTGTCCTTATTTAAGAACTCTACTGGAGATGCTCTACTTGTTCAATGATTCGGTTTCAGATGGAATCTTCGcatatttctcttaataagtaaGTGGTTCGGATGAAAATGATACTGAAACCGCTTCCAAAGACTCAGCGATAGGGTAAGGGGGCATCCTCGCAGGGGCCCCTCTTCTGGGACATGACTTAAGGTTCCGATCTCGAGTTTGGATGAAGCCCAAAACCCGCCGGAGATAAACCCTGTGTCATAAGCAATTAAccatataaaatatttttaagtctaaactacaaatataaataattaaaaaatgagtCTCAAACAAATAATCAcactaaaatttattattagATGTGactaataatattaataaaaattgcAACGCATATCATGAATCgataaaactaaaactataaTGCACTATTAGGTAGTGGAGCAAGGAATGAGTTTTTGTCTAAGTGTTTGAAATACCAAATTTCCCAATAATTCTGCATGGAGCAAGGACTGAAATTTTCTCTCATGTCCATGCATGGCATCCCCAAATGGGATTATTGCACATTGATTAGTGCTTTCTTTCTTGAGTTCATCGTATCATCATTTGAGAAGGTGACGACTTCATCACGGCAGCATGAAAAATGGGGGTAGTTGCCTTAAGTAGCTTTCATCTATGACTTGATAAAAGTCGGCATCATCACATCACTATATTAGATATGGTGAGTACGGTGTACCTCATCACATAATTTTATCTTCTCGTATATATTAAACCCATTCTGGAACcctaatttaataataaaacaagGGATCtcttaacacacacacacacacacacacacacacacacatatatatagttaTAATTGATGCAAAAGTGTGATGACCAGAACCACTTAAGCCACCACAAATTCCACAAAGAAGAAATACCACTACACTGTTGCCACACTACAGAAACAACTAGTCTTGTGGAGCACTAGTGCAGTATTGGTTTTGAAATACTTCTGATAGGGTTTCTACCTGTTTAGTATTATTTGTTCGCATGCACTCCACTcatcatataaattataatgcaGTAGTATCCAAGTTGAACAACAACTGTCTTCGCTTCCCTTTCCCCACTCTTTATCTGTCTATGTACTTCAACAGTTCATTCATTTGGAAGGTACCATGCACTAATTGCAAAGCAACAAACACTCCGTGGATTTCAAGCTAAAGAAAATAATTCAGATGTTTCAAATAAGGACCACACCTGTCTGCATGTGACGATGCCAAACCGACAATATCAAGTATGGAAAAAAGGAGTATGATCTTTGCCTTATAGTTATAATATCTGGTTGATCAACTCCGAAGTACCAActagaattgaaataaaaataaataaataaagcgaTATCacctatacatacatacatacatatatatatatattagtcaaaatggtctctgagatttgcataactcctcactttggtctctAATATTAGAAATTGATAGAATTGGTCCTGAGTTTGTTtacaatcaatcattttggtcattccgtgaaaaatctccataaaataagaataaaatgacaaaaatatcatCAATTTTGGTCAAATTATTTTGGCCTGTCCAATTCAAAAAAGTTTCTCtctttgtttattaaattgagagtaattttgtcattttgatccttatttaacataatttttcacccaatgaccaaaataattgatggtggataatctcaatgaccacttttattgatttcaaatctcagggatcaaagtgaggagttatgcaaatattaagaccattttagttaaaaagccatatatatatatatatatatatatatatttatattttatgttaTAAGTATGATAAACCGATAATATTAACTTTAAGTTTATCCTTCATGTACTGTCTACAAAGCATTCCAAACTTTAAAAGTTTTTAGATTTCGTGCtaagtatatataaacaagtttataagtcatatatatatatatatatatatatactcttCAAGACCAAGAAATTTGAAGAACCACATCAATCATGTCTTTGTTATACACAAACTCAGTTAAGTTGGGGATCCTTCTCCGATCAATTTGTCTATTCATATTGTCATTCTCGGTGTGTATTTCAACCCCTCCAGAGGCCCACATAAAGTGTTCATCATCAACCAACACAAACTGCACCATCACAAACTCCTACGGCATCTTCCCCGATCGATCGGTTTGTCGAGCAGGCAGCGTAGCATATCCTTCGGATGAGGAAGAACTAATTTCAGTAGTGGCCAATGCAGCaaagaagaaaaccaaaatgaagGTGGCAACTCGTTACTCTCATAGCATTCCAAAGCTGGTTTGTCCAAGTGGGGAAGATGGGTTGATCATAAGCACCAAGTACCTCAATCGTGTGGTGGAGATTGATGCTGAAGCAAAGACCATGACATTGGAGAGTGGTGTGACTCTTAGGCAGCTTATCAGTGAGGCTGCCAAGGCAGGGCTGGCCTTGCCTTATACACCATATTGGTGGGGTTTAACCGTTGGAGGTTTATTAGGGACTGGGGCACATGGTAGTACATTGTGGGGCAAGGGAAGCTCGATTCATGATTATGTGGTGGGACTTACAATTGTGAGTCCAGGAGGGCCTGGGGATGGTTATGTCAAGGTCCGAAGGCTCAATAATGGTGATAAAGATCTTAATGCAGCTAAGGTTTCACTTGGAGTCCTAGGAGTAATTTCCCAGGTATTTTTTATTACTGTTTTTGGCATTCCTAAATTACTTCATAGACTATTCATGTGCACAGAAGGCATATATATTTAGAACAAAAATGCTACTCTTACCACATTTTCTATATTATATTTGTATCATATCTCTAATAGAGATAAGACTCACATGTGTTAGTGGGTCATACCTCTATTACCGAGATGATACAAATTAAATATCTATTACAGAAGTGATGCAAATTAGGTATAAACAAAGTAATAAATGTAGCATTGCTCTGTTCAAAATAACCAATTCATATTTATAAAGATGCACCAGAGTCCATCTACTGGACAACCATGGAAGCTGAACTTCATATTTAATACGCATGGTTTGAGGGGCACACCCTAGGCCGTAGGGCTTTGGCTGGTACACGTTcggaaattaactaaattagcTTATCtaatacttaatgaaaatagtGAGGATATCATATTTTTTTGTATCGAATTTATATACATGCAAcgtcaattaatgaatttatttcattagatATTGGTTATATGTATCACTTGTCACATAAAAATGTACTTTAATGTAGTATAAATTAATAACCAATAAAAGGAGTTTTAAATTGTACCAAATGACGCATCTCGACAAAGAGAAGGTATCAAATGATAAccttaaagaacaagaaaattaGAATATACCAGAAGTAAGATAAAATGTTAAAGTTTATTGATTGAAAAGTAAGAAAATTCTTAGGAGACTATTTTTTCATCACATTAGTACCATTTTATATGACAAATGACGTGCACATGTTATGTCAATTATTAAGtttatctcattttttttaatgaaattaagtTTATGTCATTGAAAATTGATTATATATCATAATTTTGCTATATCATGTGGTACAACATGTGTGGTCTCCTTAACATATTTCTTGACATTATGAAAAATGACCAGCTCTAACACTTTAAAGGTGATTTATATAGTTCTAACTTTCTAGGACTAGGAGTAAAACAGTAAAAGAATTCAACAAATAACTAAATACCAAAAAAGGTCCTAAAGTTAGAATGCTAAAAAACATTATAAACTACAGAAATCGGCCCAAAAAACCCATTAGTCACGCCAAAGAAATGGTTGAATTCTTGACGTTGTTTTCTTTATCGGTTCAATCGGATACTAGAGCTAAAATCTGCATAGATTTCTTTTGTTACCGAATTTGAACTTTTTAACTTGATCTTTGATTCATTCTGTCATTTAATCTACGTCACATTTTTGGAACAAAAACTTGTACCATGAAAAATGCTTATTTTACTGCCCTATGATAATGGGATCAGTTATTTACTGGGATTAGTCCTATGTGAGATACAGTGGGGAAAATGTATGATTAATATTAGGATAggtcacatatatatatatatatatatatatatatatatatatatataaagaaacgttttaattaataatttacttCCAGTAAAATTACTTGCAAACACCAGCCATGACAGTAGCGATGATGACATGaccaccgaaaaaaaaaaaaagaaaaaaaaaaagaaaaaggccaGTTTATATTTTGGTCGACAGATTTAGTCGATCGTTACTTAAGTTTCTAATAATTTAAGTTGCTATCATAACCTTGTAATGTTTCATTTACTTTCCAgccaaatacaaaaataaagcaAATTAGGGAAAAGGACAATTGGTGGAAATCATTGATAGTGTGTTACCCTGTCATCACTCACTCCATCAAAATACTAGATGGAGGTCATTTTTTGTCTTTAATTGCAAACTAAATCAAACTTCAACGCATCTTTATAAACTATAAAGATTGGATGGAAATCAAACTGAACTAAAGGCACACAAATCTAGATATATCTATTCTATATATTAACAAAATAAGAACTTCAACCAACATTTTCATAAAATAACAGTTATAACACTTTATACataattgaatttaattaaacatGAATAAATACGTCAATAAACtaataaaagcaaaaaaagttaaaagaaaaatcacgtCTCCCAGACTCCCACTTCAACCCCCACTCCATCCCCTTCTTCCACGCCCCAATTTCTttaataacaaataatattaagagagataattattttaatgacaaataataaaacaaaaaaatctcaAGTGGCGAAATTATGCTGGTTGTTAGTAAGGAACCTCTCAATAAAATATATAAGCAGCATGTTTCATGCTGTAGAGACTAAaatatgctctctctctctcttgggtAGGTTACTCTAAATTTGCAACCCATGTTTAAGCGATCCATCACTTATCTGAGCGAGGACGATTCAGATTTGGGAGACCAAGTAGTTAAGTTTGGCAAGGAACACGAGTTTGCAGACATCCTATGGTACCCTAGCCAGCACAAGGCAGTCTATCGGATGGATGATCGAGTCTCCACCAATACCTCTGGCAATGGCTTATATGACTTCATTCCTTTTCGAGACACACCTTCCCTTGCTCTTGCAGTTGTCAGAACGACAGGTTTGCatactatatatgtatatagttaACCACTTAATTACTAATTAGTGTTTAGAAAAGCAACATTACATTTCAAGATGTTAcctttcatatatatatttattccaTAGTGTGTTGTTATTAGAACTCCAAAAGATCATTATGCACTCCTCCTAATTACATTTTTTTGTACGTTCTTATAGtccaaataattattttagagtgttaatGCAGTTCCCTTTATAAAACTTATGTGACAACAAAacatatcaaaataatgaattggATTAATTGATCCCAAATGTGACAACAAAACATGTCAAATTGTAGATATCAATTCAGAGTGTGGCACCATAGCAAAAAAtgtttcaattttatttatccATGTGTCTTTATCTTGTTATTATAATAGAGGAGAATCAAGAATCCAAGAGTGATGCTGATGGGAAATGCACGGGTGCGAAGTTGGTTACATCTACACTCATTAAAAGTGCTTATGGTTTAACAAACAATGGTATGCACTCTGCCTGGTATTTCCTGCTTTTCTTGCTTAATCATTCTGCACTCCATTTCTAAAGCAAAAAAAGTACTTCCAAATAATATTAACTTCAAACAGGTCTGATTTTTACTGGCTATCCTGTTATTGGATATCAGCACCGGCTTCAATCATCAGGGACTTGCCTAGATAGTCTTGAGAATTCAAGAATCACAGCGTGCGCATGGGATCCCAATATCAAGGGTGAGTTTTTTCATCAAACAACATTCAGCATCAACTTGTCTCTGGCTAAGAACTTCATCCAAGATGTGCAAAAGCTGGTTGAGATTGAACCAAAAGCGCTTTGTGGAGTAGAAATCTACAATGGAATCCTAATGCGGTATGTTACAACCTCAAGCGCTTACCTTGGCAAGCAAAACGATGCAATCGACTTCGATATCACATATTATCGAAGTAAAGACCCTATGACTCCTAGACTCCATGAAGGAATACTTGAAGAAATAGAGCAACTTGCTCTTGTTAAGTATGGAGCATTGCCTCATTGGGGAAAAAATCGGAACATAGCATTTGATGGAGTGATGAACAAGTACAAGGGTGCTAAAGAGTTCTTGAAGGTAAAAAATGTTTACGATCCAATGGGCCTATTCTCTAGTGAATGGACAGATCAAGTTCTTGGACTTAAGGATGGGGTGACAATAGTAAAGGAAGGGTGTGCACTAGAAGGGTTGTGCATCTGCTCAAAAGACATTCATTGCGCCCCAAGCAAAGGCTATTTCTGTAGGCCTGGCAAAATCTTCAACGATGCAAGGATTTGTACCCCTGTGATTACGAACCATGCTAATTAACTAGTTAATGTCACATTGTCGATAATGTAATTTGATTGAGAGGGTTTTGCTTGCAGTACTAGTTGTCCTTGTTTGTAAAATTGCCTTCCGTTGACTGTTGTAGTAactgaataaattaaacatcCTCTAAGTAAAGGTAGCAAGCTTGGAAGCATAAGCATATATACACCAGTCTTCCCAGATGTTATTTTCTCCTTTCTCTAAACAGTCAAGAAGCGGTACCAGAAAACTGCTCATAAGCTTTGGAACAAGACGTCAATATATAGTCTATTCCAATTGTGCCCAAAATTCCATTCCATGAAGCAAAATGACCATATgattataaagaaaaaacagtAATAATGAGGATCCATTCTGTTGTGGTATGAATttagagagagggaagagaggGAAATCGGCAGAGCGTTGTGATATTTCTGATGTTTTGTATCTTTATATATACGCTAGTAAGGAAGAGAGAAATTTGTTGTCCAAGTAATACAAACATTAATAGAAAAGATCTTCTAAATCTCATAGGATTCTTATAGATCTCTATTTAGGATTTGCACAATCACACATGTAAGCTATAATTCTAATTTTGTTAATACCACTGGACAATATAGGACAGTGACATGCCCCacaatcaggttggataagcCTGAAGGGGTTATCAGCGGGTaattaggtatgaagttagcatAGAACCAAACAGCAGCTAATTTCCCCACAAAACATACCTAAACATGAATTAATTGTATTAGTCACATGTggtaatttttgttaattaactcTTATTCGAGAATAATAGTGACATCCAAACACCAATGTTAAACCCGAGAACAAAATAaattgttcacaaagtaaaccaaaatATACAAGGGGGTTCAGCCAATACAGTCTTCCATGTCAAATTTTGCTAGCCAAATGTGTTacgtggagcaaaattagtctcataGATTGATTACGGGAATTGTACTCCTTAACAACATTGTAAAAGCACAGAAAAATGCATAAGCAATGATCTATTTCATCAAAACGGAATTAGATTCTACATGGTTAAGGTTCAAGAATACTATCCcatattcttgaagttttaggtcttaggtctGAGGTGCCAACGATCATGCTTTGGCAAGTCCAGATTCTACCATAGGttgtaaaacaaattcaaaattagatTGTGAGTAGACAGACAGACCTAGACTTGGGTTCGGTAAGCTCCTGTCGAAGCTGGAGAGGTCTGTTCGATAGGCCTCGGCCGAAGCAGAACATTACCGTTCAGTGCACCTCTCCCAAAGCAAAGCATGCCCTTTGGTGCATCCCTGCCAAAGTAGGACACCACCATTCGGTAAACTCCAACTGAAAAAATCCCGCTAGTTAGTACGCCGCACACCCCGAAAAAGTTAATTAGTATgcccaaaccgaaaaaatcccgaaccgaaaaTCCCGAAAATTTTGGTACCAATCCCAAACCGATCCCGAACCATTCGGTACGGGAATTGGTctcatatttttctttgttcgggaatcccaaaccgatatatacatatatatatattatttaatcaaCCATTCCTCTGCCCGATAACTTTAATCAACCATTCCTTTGCCCGATAACCTTTCTTCActggtttttcctttttttattctttctttatCTCATGACTCATTGTTTGTCATTTTTACTAacctttcttctttattttatttcttgataACTCGCACTCTCATCCCACAGACAGCCacacgctctctctctctccctccacgGAGTCCCTAAAATGCAGAAGCAAGCTCAAGGCCTCCAAATGCTTTCTCAATTTTCAAAAGCAGCCACACCCGCAACCTGCTCTTCCCAAAACACCATACCCATTGCAGCATTCGTCTGAGGAACCCAATCGTTCTTCCAAGACATCAGATCCATCACTCAAGCCTGCAAAGTAGAGTAGCCTTCTAATGGAAATTTCGTTTGGCAAGACATGGAGAAGCTCACACATCGATGATGGTCGATACCTGATTCTGTTCGATGCACTTCGCAAAGCCTTCCAACTCCCGAAGGCAACAAAGACAAGCCCAGGAATGAGAAGGATGAAGATGGGGGTGGGAAGGTCGATGAATCTAAGATAAGGTGTGGCCGTGTGGGCTGGCAAGGAAAGTGGGCGGTCTATGAATCCCGAACCATATTGAATCCTGAAAAGATTTCGGGAATACCTTCATTTcagttcggttttggttttcaaaactcTGTCTCGAAAAAAATCGGTTTGGGATTTGGGATcccatttttggtttgggatcctATACCGAACCAACCCTACTCTATACTGCTACTTCCGGAGCAATATAAAGTTATGGAAGGGCGAGAAAGATTTtctctagtcaaaattcaaTCAGACATAAACTTAAGAATTGTACCTATTCATAGACATAAAAAGGTTTCAATCATGTCTTGCTTCGGGCAAGAATTCATTTTTGCATGATTGGAAATGATATGAGCGAGTCAAAGAATCATGGAGTCCTCGACAGTGAGGTACTACCATTTGATA is a window from the Pyrus communis chromosome 16, drPyrComm1.1, whole genome shotgun sequence genome containing:
- the LOC137719523 gene encoding probable L-gulonolactone oxidase 6 produces the protein MSLLYTNSVKLGILLRSICLFILSFSVCISTPPEAHIKCSSSTNTNCTITNSYGIFPDRSVCRAGSVAYPSDEEELISVVANAAKKKTKMKVATRYSHSIPKLVCPSGEDGLIISTKYLNRVVEIDAEAKTMTLESGVTLRQLISEAAKAGLALPYTPYWWGLTVGGLLGTGAHGSTLWGKGSSIHDYVVGLTIVSPGGPGDGYVKVRRLNNGDKDLNAAKVSLGVLGVISQVTLNLQPMFKRSITYLSEDDSDLGDQVVKFGKEHEFADILWYPSQHKAVYRMDDRVSTNTSGNGLYDFIPFRDTPSLALAVVRTTEENQESKSDADGKCTGAKLVTSTLIKSAYGLTNNGLIFTGYPVIGYQHRLQSSGTCLDSLENSRITACAWDPNIKGEFFHQTTFSINLSLAKNFIQDVQKLVEIEPKALCGVEIYNGILMRYVTTSSAYLGKQNDAIDFDITYYRSKDPMTPRLHEGILEEIEQLALVKYGALPHWGKNRNIAFDGVMNKYKGAKEFLKVKNVYDPMGLFSSEWTDQVLGLKDGVTIVKEGCALEGLCICSKDIHCAPSKGYFCRPGKIFNDARICTPVITNHAN